In Roseomonas fluvialis, one genomic interval encodes:
- a CDS encoding Bug family tripartite tricarboxylate transporter substrate binding protein, whose amino-acid sequence MTRLTRRGVLAASAVMFAAPALHAQGGFPNKPLRIIVPYPPGGVTDIMGRLAAEAMSRQLGQPVVVENRPGAGGNIGAKAAAQAEPDGHTLLLGTMATQGVNPVLYPDPAFDPRRDLVGVGMMADMPNVMVCNPRRWNPANAQEAIARMKAEPGKILFGSVGNGSSSHLSQVMLTRMAGLDVVHVPYRGSSPAVAAMIAGDLDLLFDASATSTPHIRGGSVKALAVTMNRRLGALAEVPTLAESGVPGYHLSVWNGVLTQARVPAPVLARLQDAFTRAMDAPMIDRLKANFTEPLIIPPAQLQPWLNEDAERWVRIARESGIRPD is encoded by the coding sequence ATGACCCGCCTGACCCGCCGCGGCGTGCTCGCCGCATCCGCCGTGATGTTCGCCGCCCCCGCCCTGCATGCGCAGGGCGGTTTCCCGAACAAGCCGCTGCGCATCATCGTGCCCTATCCGCCGGGCGGCGTGACCGACATCATGGGCCGCCTTGCCGCCGAGGCCATGAGCCGCCAGCTCGGCCAGCCCGTGGTGGTCGAGAATCGCCCCGGCGCCGGCGGCAACATCGGTGCCAAGGCCGCCGCGCAGGCCGAGCCCGACGGCCACACCCTGCTGCTCGGCACCATGGCCACGCAGGGCGTGAACCCGGTGCTGTATCCGGACCCGGCCTTCGACCCTCGGCGTGACCTGGTCGGCGTGGGCATGATGGCGGACATGCCCAACGTGATGGTCTGCAACCCGCGACGTTGGAACCCGGCGAATGCGCAGGAGGCGATCGCGCGCATGAAGGCCGAGCCCGGCAAGATCCTGTTCGGGTCGGTCGGCAACGGATCGTCCTCGCATCTGTCGCAGGTGATGCTCACGCGCATGGCGGGACTCGATGTGGTGCACGTGCCCTATCGCGGGTCGTCGCCGGCCGTGGCGGCGATGATCGCGGGCGATCTCGACCTGCTGTTCGATGCCTCGGCCACTTCCACGCCGCATATCCGCGGCGGGTCGGTGAAGGCGCTGGCGGTCACCATGAACCGCCGGCTCGGCGCGCTGGCGGAGGTGCCGACGCTCGCGGAATCGGGCGTGCCCGGCTACCACCTCAGCGTTTGGAACGGCGTGCTGACGCAGGCCCGCGTGCCCGCACCGGTCCTGGCACGGCTGCAGGATGCTTTCACCCGTGCGATGGACGCCCCGATGATCGACCGGCTGAAGGCGAACTTCACCGAGCCGCTGATCATTCCGCCGGCGCAGCTGCAGCCCTGGCTGAACGAGGATGCCGAGCGCTGGGTGCGCATCGCGCGCGAAAGCGGCATCCGCCCGGACTGA
- a CDS encoding YjbE family putative metal transport protein (Members of this highly hydrophobic protein family,regularly are found preceded by the yybP-ykoY manganese riboswitch (see RF00080). A metal cation transport function is proposed.): MDAIIAAMPRFLEIMWLNIVLSGDNAVVIGMAAAGLPAHQRSRAVLFGIVAAAVLRIIFSVFATYLLGLWWIAFIGGAALLYIAWTFLRELLHHGETQEGEEGEAKEKSLAAALWQIVIADVSMSLDNVLAVAAVARNDITLLVIGLLISIILMGLLGGFLARLLDRFKIIAYVGVALIAWIGLELMWEGLQNANHVLALGLPIPAPHDAPPH; this comes from the coding sequence ATGGATGCCATCATCGCGGCGATGCCGCGCTTTCTCGAGATCATGTGGCTGAACATCGTGTTGTCGGGGGACAACGCGGTGGTGATCGGCATGGCCGCGGCGGGGCTGCCGGCCCACCAGCGCAGCCGCGCGGTGCTGTTCGGAATCGTCGCCGCGGCGGTGCTGCGCATCATCTTCTCGGTCTTCGCGACCTACCTGCTCGGCCTGTGGTGGATTGCCTTCATCGGTGGCGCGGCACTGCTGTACATCGCCTGGACCTTCCTGCGCGAATTGCTGCACCACGGCGAGACGCAGGAAGGCGAGGAAGGCGAGGCCAAGGAGAAGTCGCTCGCCGCCGCGCTGTGGCAGATCGTCATCGCCGACGTCTCCATGAGCCTCGACAACGTGCTGGCGGTCGCGGCGGTGGCGCGCAACGACATCACGCTGCTGGTGATCGGCCTGCTGATCTCGATCATCCTGATGGGGCTGCTGGGCGGCTTCCTGGCGCGGCTGCTCGACCGCTTCAAGATCATCGCCTATGTCGGTGTCGCGCTGATCGCGTGGATCGGGCTCGAGCTGATGTGGGAGGGGCTGCAGAACGCCAACCACGTCCTCGCCCTCGGGCTGCCTATACCGGCCCCCCACGACGCCCCGCCGCACTGA
- a CDS encoding DctP family TRAP transporter solute-binding subunit, which yields MTLTRRLALAAALAAPFAAAPAMAQTQITVQHALPANSHTGVGASTFAEAFQRLTNNRYRVVAQRNDNEREMIESVQIGTIDCTFTSTGPVGNFVPEVRIFDVPFLFRDATHARGVLDGEIGQQVLARFPARGLVGVIWIENGFRNLTNSRREVNTPADVRGLKIRTMENQVHMRAFTQLGALPTPMAFSELVPALQQGTVDGQENPISVIVANNLNQVQRFMTLTRHVYSPQVMICNPAMVGRLNAADRALFQQAAREAQTANRARVTADDEAGVAELRRRGMTVITEVDTAAFQAALAPAFAEWERTLDAATLRRIRDWRAN from the coding sequence ATGACCCTGACCCGCCGGCTGGCGCTCGCCGCCGCCCTGGCCGCGCCCTTCGCGGCCGCCCCCGCGATGGCGCAGACCCAGATCACCGTGCAGCACGCGCTGCCGGCCAACAGCCACACCGGCGTGGGTGCCTCGACCTTCGCGGAGGCGTTCCAGCGCCTGACCAACAACCGCTATCGCGTGGTCGCCCAGCGCAACGACAACGAACGCGAGATGATCGAAAGCGTGCAGATCGGCACGATCGACTGCACCTTCACCTCGACGGGCCCGGTCGGGAACTTCGTGCCGGAAGTGCGCATCTTCGACGTGCCCTTCCTGTTCCGCGACGCAACCCATGCACGTGGCGTGCTGGATGGCGAGATCGGCCAGCAGGTGCTTGCCCGCTTTCCCGCGCGCGGCTTGGTCGGCGTGATCTGGATCGAGAACGGCTTCCGCAACCTGACCAACTCCCGGCGCGAGGTGAACACCCCGGCCGATGTGCGCGGCCTCAAGATCCGCACCATGGAGAACCAGGTGCACATGCGCGCCTTCACGCAGTTGGGCGCGCTGCCCACGCCGATGGCGTTCAGCGAACTCGTGCCGGCGCTGCAGCAGGGCACGGTCGATGGGCAGGAAAACCCGATCTCGGTGATCGTGGCGAACAACCTGAACCAGGTGCAGCGTTTCATGACGCTGACGCGCCACGTCTATTCGCCGCAGGTGATGATTTGCAACCCCGCCATGGTGGGCCGCCTGAACGCGGCCGACCGCGCGCTGTTCCAGCAGGCGGCGCGCGAGGCGCAGACCGCCAACCGCGCGCGCGTGACCGCCGATGACGAGGCCGGCGTGGCCGAGCTGCGCCGCCGCGGCATGACGGTCATCACCGAGGTCGACACCGCCGCCTTCCAGGCCGCGCTCGCGCCTGCCTTCGCGGAGTGGGAGCGCACGCTGGATGCCGCCACGCTGCGGCGCATCCGCGACTGGCGCGCGAACTGA
- a CDS encoding TRAP transporter small permease has product MNQLPLLVTAVATVLTVAFALWVGAGEGPRAALRRGILAADRVTTGIAAVIACLAMSVAVFAGAWQVVARFATETPSVWSEALVRTALIWMAFIGVAVALRTGALVSIDVAHRYSRGTVRRALEAAALAASLSMLGVMFWFGWMMAERVQFQEMAGLEVSMSWGYAAIPIGAAFAMIGAVAHFLDRRSEELDLAV; this is encoded by the coding sequence ATGAACCAGCTGCCGTTGCTGGTGACAGCGGTGGCGACCGTACTGACGGTTGCCTTCGCGCTGTGGGTCGGGGCGGGCGAGGGACCGCGCGCGGCGCTGCGCCGGGGCATCCTGGCGGCGGACCGCGTCACCACCGGCATCGCCGCGGTGATCGCCTGCTTGGCCATGAGCGTCGCGGTCTTCGCCGGCGCCTGGCAGGTGGTGGCGCGCTTCGCGACCGAGACGCCCTCGGTGTGGTCCGAGGCGCTGGTGCGCACGGCGCTGATCTGGATGGCGTTCATCGGCGTGGCGGTGGCGCTGCGCACGGGCGCGCTGGTGTCGATCGACGTGGCGCATCGCTATTCGCGCGGGACGGTGCGGCGCGCATTGGAGGCGGCGGCGCTGGCAGCCAGCCTGTCGATGTTGGGCGTGATGTTCTGGTTCGGCTGGATGATGGCCGAGCGCGTGCAGTTCCAGGAGATGGCGGGGCTCGAGGTGTCGATGTCCTGGGGCTATGCGGCGATCCCGATCGGCGCGGCCTTCGCGATGATCGGCGCGGTGGCGCATTTCCTAGACCGCCGCTCGGAAGAACTGGACCTGGCTGTATGA
- a CDS encoding TRAP transporter large permease, whose product MLTAMLVLFAASIPVAIAIGISAIIGIAGFTSFPLIVAAQQLFVALDRFPLAAIPFFILAGNLMEVGGISRRLVEFARSIVGGIQGGLPATCVVTCMIFAAISGSSVATTFAIGSIMIPALVRAGYPVAFAAALQATAAELGVIIPPSIPMILYGVTTQTSIPELFIAGFGPGILIGSALIVTVLVWCRIKGWGKQDGEGRLSFLTATKQAGFALFMPVVVLGGIYGGITTPTEASVLAVVYALLVGMFLHREIGLRDLFPIFRKSVISSAVIMFIIACAAVFSWLLNRQGVPDAAAAWLATSFDSASFYLLVVNLFLFVVGMFVETSASIIVLAPILQEAAERLGVDGVHFGTIMVVNLALGMITPPFGVNLFAAAQVARCGVDQMMRYLGVFIGVIFACLMVITYVPWITLALPNLVFR is encoded by the coding sequence ATGCTCACCGCGATGCTGGTGCTGTTCGCGGCCAGCATTCCCGTCGCGATCGCGATCGGCATCTCCGCCATCATCGGCATCGCGGGCTTCACCTCCTTCCCGCTGATCGTCGCCGCGCAGCAATTGTTCGTCGCACTGGACCGCTTCCCACTGGCGGCCATTCCGTTCTTCATCCTGGCGGGCAACCTGATGGAGGTTGGCGGCATCTCCCGCCGCCTGGTGGAATTCGCGCGCTCCATCGTGGGCGGCATCCAGGGCGGGCTGCCGGCGACCTGCGTGGTCACCTGCATGATCTTCGCGGCCATCAGCGGCAGTTCGGTCGCGACCACCTTCGCGATCGGGTCGATCATGATCCCCGCGCTGGTGCGCGCCGGCTATCCGGTGGCCTTCGCTGCGGCCTTGCAGGCGACGGCGGCGGAGCTGGGCGTGATCATCCCGCCCTCGATCCCGATGATCCTATATGGCGTGACAACGCAGACCTCGATCCCCGAACTGTTCATCGCGGGCTTCGGGCCGGGCATCCTGATCGGCAGTGCGCTGATCGTGACCGTGCTCGTCTGGTGCCGGATCAAGGGCTGGGGCAAGCAGGACGGCGAGGGGCGGCTGTCCTTCCTGACCGCCACGAAGCAGGCCGGCTTCGCGCTGTTCATGCCGGTGGTCGTGCTCGGCGGCATCTATGGCGGCATCACCACGCCGACCGAGGCCTCGGTTCTCGCGGTGGTCTATGCGCTGCTGGTGGGCATGTTCCTGCACCGTGAGATCGGCCTGCGCGACCTGTTCCCGATCTTCCGCAAGTCGGTGATCAGCAGCGCGGTGATCATGTTCATCATCGCCTGCGCGGCGGTGTTCTCCTGGCTGCTGAACCGCCAGGGCGTGCCGGATGCGGCGGCCGCCTGGCTCGCGACGTCGTTCGACAGCGCGTCGTTCTACCTGCTGGTGGTGAACCTGTTCCTGTTCGTGGTGGGGATGTTCGTCGAGACCTCGGCGTCCATCATCGTGCTCGCGCCCATCCTGCAGGAAGCCGCCGAACGGCTCGGCGTGGACGGCGTGCATTTCGGCACGATCATGGTGGTGAACCTGGCGCTGGGCATGATCACGCCGCCCTTCGGCGTGAACCTGTTCGCCGCCGCCCAGGTGGCGCGCTGCGGCGTGGACCAGATGATGCGCTACCTGGGTGTGTTCATCGGCGTGATCTTCGCCTGCCTGATGGTCATCACCTACGTGCCCTGGATCACGCTGGCGCTGCCGAACCTGGTGTTCCGATGA
- a CDS encoding DNA-3-methyladenine glycosylase family protein yields the protein MTIGSPEALRHLRRDPLLKRVIRQVGPCTLVPARRQPYEALVRAIAHQQVHGRAAEAILGRFIACCCPDGFPAPEAVLATTPEAMRACGLSANKVLAIRDIAEKAAAGIVPTRAQARRLSDDALVDRLVPLRGVGRWTVEMLLIFTLGRVDILPVDDFGVREGYRVAAGLDEQPKPRALGEIGQAWAPHRTTAAWYLWRAADLAKDGRFKAPAAI from the coding sequence ATGACCATCGGGTCGCCGGAGGCGCTGCGGCACCTCCGGCGCGACCCGTTGCTGAAGCGCGTCATCCGCCAGGTCGGGCCCTGCACGCTGGTGCCGGCACGGCGCCAGCCCTACGAGGCGCTGGTGCGCGCCATCGCGCACCAGCAGGTGCATGGCCGCGCGGCCGAGGCGATCCTCGGCCGGTTCATCGCCTGCTGCTGCCCGGACGGCTTTCCCGCACCGGAGGCCGTGCTGGCGACGACGCCGGAGGCGATGCGCGCCTGCGGCCTCTCGGCCAACAAGGTGCTCGCGATTCGCGACATCGCGGAGAAGGCGGCGGCCGGCATCGTGCCCACCCGCGCGCAGGCGCGCCGCCTGTCGGACGATGCACTGGTCGACCGCCTAGTGCCGCTGCGTGGTGTCGGCCGCTGGACGGTCGAGATGCTGCTGATCTTCACGCTCGGCCGCGTCGATATCCTGCCCGTCGATGATTTCGGCGTGCGCGAGGGCTATCGCGTCGCCGCGGGGCTCGACGAACAACCGAAGCCGCGGGCGCTGGGCGAGATCGGGCAGGCCTGGGCGCCGCACCGCACGACCGCCGCCTGGTACCTGTGGCGCGCCGCGGACCTGGCGAAGGACGGCAGATTCAAGGCGCCGGCCGCTATCTGA
- a CDS encoding FAD-binding domain-containing protein, giving the protein MPEIVAPTRTAALARLAEFAPRMGRAYAAGRNHDPGPGARRDVSMLSPHIRHRLLTEQEMVARALAHHASQAAEKFIQEVFWRSYWKGWLELRPSVWTRFVTARDRALANPPPGYDAALRGQTGIDCFDAWMHELIDTGWLHNHARMWFASIWIFTLRLPWVLGADVFLRHLLDADAASNTLSWRWVAGMQTRGKHYVARAENIARYTDGRFDPRGCLDEDPAPLDDGPAPPPAPLAPAQPPPEGPALLLLHEDDLHPESLDLGRAGIVAVAGIAVPQARSPRGCAPAAAAFAQAAVDDGLARAAAHFGVAARRVDSADVVAFASGCGARRVVTPHAPVGWTAGALAPLRAALETQGIALHGLRRDWDSLCWPHATRGFFAFRENIPRVCAALVR; this is encoded by the coding sequence ATGCCCGAGATCGTCGCCCCGACCCGGACCGCCGCGTTGGCACGCCTCGCCGAATTCGCCCCACGCATGGGCCGCGCCTATGCCGCCGGGCGCAACCACGACCCCGGGCCCGGCGCGCGGCGCGACGTCTCGATGCTCTCGCCGCATATCCGCCACCGCCTGCTGACCGAACAGGAGATGGTCGCCAGGGCGCTCGCGCATCACGCATCGCAGGCCGCCGAGAAATTCATCCAGGAGGTGTTCTGGCGCAGCTACTGGAAGGGGTGGCTCGAATTGCGGCCGTCGGTCTGGACACGCTTCGTCACCGCGCGCGATCGTGCGCTGGCCAACCCGCCACCCGGCTACGACGCCGCCCTGCGCGGGCAGACCGGCATCGACTGCTTCGACGCCTGGATGCACGAACTCATCGACACCGGCTGGCTGCACAACCATGCGCGAATGTGGTTCGCCAGCATCTGGATCTTCACGCTGCGCCTGCCCTGGGTGCTGGGCGCGGATGTCTTCCTGCGCCACCTGCTCGATGCCGATGCCGCATCGAACACGCTGTCCTGGCGCTGGGTGGCGGGGATGCAGACGCGCGGCAAGCATTACGTCGCGCGCGCGGAGAACATCGCGCGCTACACCGATGGCCGCTTCGATCCGCGCGGGTGTCTCGATGAGGACCCGGCGCCACTGGATGACGGGCCCGCGCCGCCGCCAGCGCCGCTGGCGCCTGCGCAACCGCCGCCGGAAGGCCCGGCCCTGCTGCTGCTGCACGAGGACGACCTGCATCCGGAGAGCCTCGACCTCGGCCGCGCAGGGATCGTCGCGGTGGCGGGGATCGCGGTGCCGCAGGCGCGATCGCCGCGGGGCTGCGCCCCTGCGGCAGCAGCATTCGCGCAGGCCGCGGTCGATGACGGGCTGGCGCGCGCCGCGGCGCATTTCGGCGTGGCCGCGCGGCGGGTGGACAGCGCCGATGTCGTGGCCTTCGCGTCGGGCTGCGGCGCACGCAGGGTCGTCACGCCGCATGCGCCCGTTGGCTGGACCGCCGGGGCGCTGGCGCCGCTGCGCGCGGCGCTCGAAACGCAAGGCATCGCGCTGCACGGCCTGCGCCGCGACTGGGACAGCCTGTGCTGGCCGCACGCCACCCGCGGCTTTTTCGCCTTCCGCGAGAACATCCCGCGCGTCTGCGCCGCACTGGTCAGATAG
- a CDS encoding metallophosphoesterase produces the protein MIGRRGVLVGLGGGVALGAGFAGYGFGVEPFLRLSVQQHRVTPAGWPPGLKLRVAALADLHAGAPIMAEARIEQIVAATNALDPDITVLLGDYGPSSRFVTRELDHADVARRLGALRARHGVFAVNGNHDWWEDAAAMRAGRGAVPSIARAFDTAGIDVLANRVRRAGRVLVGGLDSTWAFGFERGADDLPRLMRDVTGDTPLLLLVHEPDIFPRLPARAAVTFCGHTHGGQVRLLGYSPRIPSRYGNRYAWGHVREAGRDLIVSGGLGTTTLPVRFGVPPEITLVEISA, from the coding sequence ATGATTGGTCGGCGTGGCGTGCTGGTGGGGCTTGGCGGCGGGGTGGCGCTCGGCGCGGGGTTCGCGGGCTATGGCTTCGGCGTGGAGCCCTTCCTGCGCCTGTCGGTGCAGCAGCACCGCGTGACGCCGGCCGGCTGGCCACCGGGCCTCAAGCTGCGCGTAGCGGCGCTGGCGGACCTGCATGCCGGCGCGCCGATCATGGCCGAGGCCCGCATCGAGCAGATCGTCGCGGCGACCAATGCGCTCGATCCCGACATCACCGTGCTCCTGGGCGACTATGGGCCGTCCTCGCGCTTCGTCACGCGCGAGCTGGACCATGCCGACGTGGCGCGGCGCCTTGGTGCGCTGCGGGCACGGCATGGCGTCTTTGCCGTGAATGGCAACCATGACTGGTGGGAAGACGCGGCGGCGATGCGCGCCGGTCGCGGCGCGGTGCCGTCCATCGCCCGCGCCTTCGACACGGCGGGCATCGACGTGCTCGCCAACCGCGTGCGGCGCGCCGGGCGCGTGCTGGTCGGCGGGCTCGATTCCACCTGGGCCTTCGGCTTCGAGCGTGGCGCCGACGACCTGCCGCGCCTGATGCGCGACGTCACCGGCGACACGCCGCTCCTGCTGCTGGTGCACGAACCCGACATCTTCCCGCGCCTGCCCGCGCGCGCCGCCGTAACCTTCTGCGGGCACACGCATGGTGGCCAGGTGCGGCTGCTGGGGTATTCGCCGCGCATCCCATCGCGCTACGGCAACCGCTATGCCTGGGGCCACGTGCGCGAGGCGGGGCGCGACCTGATCGTCTCGGGCGGCCTCGGCACCACGACCCTGCCGGTGCGCTTCGGTGTGCCGCCCGAGATCACGCTGGTCGAGATCAGCGCATGA
- a CDS encoding acyl-CoA dehydrogenase family protein has protein sequence MTIIRPNRPAPTGAEAVPDSHGINVFRADPTLAALLPLYLARDLIAHLTPHLDRLGALAGGRLAELAATADTHPPELLHRTRRGEDSQSIAYHPAYREMERLAFGEYGLAALSHRAGVLDWPAPMPAAAKYAITYLFVQAEFGLMCPVSMTDSLTRTLRKFGDAALVDRYLPALTSQDMDDLFQGAMFMTEQGAGSDIANTAVTAAPNPDGSWALSGDKWFCSNADAELAMVLARPEGAPAGIKGVSLFLLPRVLPNGTTNRYRIVRLKEKLGTRSMASGEITLQGATAWMVGEPGAGMRQMADMVNNSRLSNGVRAAGMMRRAVTEALFIAHRRIAFGAPIVTLPLMRRQLAKMLVRAEQARSMVFQTAEALRRSDAGEAGAYALLRILTPLLKFRACRDARVVTGDAMEVRGGCGYIEDFPDARLVRDAHLGSIWEGTSNIVALDVLRAAAREGSLEALETHLAMLRTGTPAPPAQLESATARAFALARHAGGEGGPVLARQAATALYNVASATMMAWEGRAVPERALLAAMVLAHRVLPRDPLAAIDEAIPDTLLPDPGVMR, from the coding sequence ATGACGATCATCCGACCCAATCGCCCGGCCCCAACGGGCGCCGAGGCCGTGCCCGACAGCCACGGCATCAACGTCTTCCGCGCCGATCCGACACTCGCCGCGTTGCTGCCCCTGTATCTGGCGCGCGACCTGATCGCACACCTCACGCCGCATCTCGATCGGCTCGGCGCGCTGGCCGGCGGGCGGCTGGCTGAACTCGCGGCGACGGCGGACACCCACCCACCCGAACTCCTGCATCGCACGCGGCGCGGCGAGGATTCGCAATCCATCGCCTACCACCCCGCGTATCGCGAGATGGAGCGCCTCGCCTTCGGCGAATACGGCCTGGCGGCGCTGTCGCATCGCGCCGGCGTGCTGGACTGGCCCGCCCCCATGCCGGCGGCGGCGAAATACGCCATCACCTACCTGTTCGTGCAGGCGGAATTCGGCCTGATGTGCCCGGTCTCGATGACCGACAGCCTGACGCGCACGCTGCGGAAATTCGGCGACGCGGCGCTGGTGGACCGCTACCTGCCGGCGCTGACCAGCCAGGACATGGACGACCTGTTTCAGGGCGCGATGTTCATGACCGAACAGGGCGCGGGATCGGACATCGCCAATACCGCCGTGACGGCGGCACCGAACCCCGACGGATCCTGGGCACTGAGCGGCGACAAGTGGTTCTGCTCGAACGCCGATGCGGAGCTCGCGATGGTGCTGGCGCGGCCCGAGGGCGCGCCTGCCGGCATCAAGGGTGTGTCGCTGTTCCTGCTGCCGCGCGTGCTGCCGAACGGCACGACGAACCGCTACAGGATCGTCCGGCTGAAGGAAAAGCTCGGCACCCGATCGATGGCCTCGGGCGAGATCACGCTGCAGGGTGCGACCGCCTGGATGGTCGGCGAACCTGGCGCGGGCATGCGCCAGATGGCCGACATGGTGAACAATTCCCGCCTGTCGAACGGCGTACGCGCGGCGGGGATGATGCGCCGCGCGGTGACCGAGGCGCTGTTCATCGCCCATCGCCGCATCGCCTTCGGCGCACCCATCGTCACGCTTCCGCTGATGCGCCGGCAACTCGCGAAGATGCTGGTCCGTGCGGAGCAGGCGCGCTCCATGGTGTTCCAGACCGCCGAGGCTTTGCGGCGCTCCGATGCCGGCGAAGCCGGCGCCTACGCCCTGCTGCGAATCCTGACGCCGCTGCTGAAGTTCCGCGCCTGCCGCGATGCCCGCGTGGTCACCGGCGACGCCATGGAGGTGCGCGGCGGCTGCGGCTACATCGAGGACTTCCCGGATGCCCGCCTGGTGCGCGATGCGCATCTGGGGTCGATCTGGGAAGGCACGTCGAACATCGTGGCGCTGGACGTGCTGCGCGCGGCGGCGCGGGAGGGATCGCTCGAGGCGCTGGAGACGCACCTGGCGATGCTGCGCACCGGAACACCGGCGCCACCGGCGCAGCTGGAGAGCGCCACCGCACGCGCCTTTGCCCTCGCGCGACACGCCGGCGGCGAGGGTGGGCCGGTGCTGGCGCGGCAGGCGGCGACGGCGCTCTACAACGTCGCCTCTGCCACGATGATGGCGTGGGAAGGTCGCGCCGTGCCCGAACGCGCGCTGCTGGCCGCCATGGTGCTGGCCCATCGCGTGCTGCCGCGCGACCCGCTGGCGGCGATCGACGAAGCGATACCGGACACGCTGCTGCCCGACCCCGGCGTCATGCGCTGA
- a CDS encoding homospermidine synthase — protein MKHAAFAGRLVMLGFGSIGQGVLPLILKHIDMPKDRIEIVTSDDRGAAIAAEHGVSHTVLPLTRANYADELRARLGRGDFLLNLSVDVSSVALVELCRQIGALYLDTCVEPWAGGYTDTSLTPSQRSNYALRESALALKQGAGPTAVMTHGANPGLVSHFVKQAMLDIARDTGHATAVPTTREGWAKLAAELGIKVIHIAERDTQVADRPKRRGEFVNTWSIDGFVGEGNQPAELGWGSHEKALPPDGRRHDFGCDAAIYLMRPGASTRVRSWTPLEGPMHGFLITHNESISIADYYTLRDASGAVLHRPTCHYAYHPCDDAVLSVHELAGKNWQMQDSQRLMMDEITSGMDELGVLLMGHPKGAYWYGSRLTIEEARALVPHNNATSLQVCVAVLAGMVFAIENPNAGVVEADELDHARALEICLPYLGEMAGVYSDWTPLLDRGVLFPEATDQDPWQFANFRVT, from the coding sequence ATGAAGCACGCTGCCTTCGCGGGCCGCCTGGTGATGCTCGGCTTCGGCTCGATCGGCCAGGGCGTCCTACCGCTCATCCTGAAGCACATCGACATGCCGAAGGACCGCATCGAGATCGTCACCTCCGACGATCGCGGTGCGGCCATCGCGGCCGAACACGGCGTGTCGCACACCGTGCTGCCGTTGACGCGCGCGAACTACGCGGACGAGTTGCGCGCGCGCTTGGGCCGCGGGGATTTCCTGCTGAACCTGTCGGTCGACGTATCCTCGGTCGCGCTGGTGGAACTGTGCCGGCAGATCGGCGCGCTGTATCTCGACACCTGCGTCGAGCCCTGGGCGGGCGGGTATACCGACACATCGCTCACGCCCTCCCAGCGGTCGAACTACGCGCTGCGCGAAAGCGCGCTGGCGCTGAAGCAGGGCGCAGGGCCGACGGCGGTGATGACGCATGGCGCCAACCCGGGGCTCGTTTCGCATTTCGTGAAGCAGGCGATGCTCGACATCGCGCGCGATACTGGCCACGCGACCGCCGTGCCGACCACGCGCGAGGGCTGGGCGAAGCTCGCGGCCGAGCTCGGCATCAAGGTGATCCACATCGCAGAGCGCGACACCCAGGTGGCCGACCGCCCGAAGCGTCGCGGCGAATTCGTCAACACCTGGTCGATCGACGGCTTCGTGGGCGAGGGCAACCAGCCGGCCGAACTCGGTTGGGGCAGCCATGAGAAGGCGCTGCCGCCTGATGGCCGCCGCCATGATTTCGGCTGCGACGCGGCGATCTATTTGATGCGCCCGGGGGCGTCGACGCGCGTGCGGTCCTGGACGCCGCTGGAAGGGCCGATGCACGGCTTCCTGATCACGCACAATGAATCGATCTCGATCGCCGACTACTACACGCTGCGCGATGCGTCGGGCGCGGTGCTGCACCGCCCGACCTGCCACTACGCCTATCACCCCTGCGACGACGCGGTGCTGTCGGTGCACGAACTGGCGGGCAAGAACTGGCAGATGCAGGACAGCCAGCGGCTGATGATGGACGAGATCACCTCGGGCATGGACGAGCTCGGCGTGCTGCTGATGGGGCATCCCAAGGGCGCGTATTGGTACGGGTCTCGCCTGACCATCGAGGAAGCACGCGCGCTGGTGCCGCACAACAACGCGACGTCGCTGCAGGTGTGCGTCGCGGTGCTGGCCGGCATGGTCTTCGCGATCGAGAACCCGAACGCCGGCGTTGTCGAGGCGGATGAGTTGGACCACGCCCGCGCGCTCGAGATCTGCCTGCCCTATCTGGGGGAGATGGCAGGGGTCTATTCGGACTGGACGCCGCTGCTGGATCGCGGGGTGCTGTTCCCGGAAGCGACCGATCAGGATCCGTGGCAGTTCGCCAATTTCCGCGTGACGTGA